One window of the Eschrichtius robustus isolate mEscRob2 chromosome X, mEscRob2.pri, whole genome shotgun sequence genome contains the following:
- the LAGE3 gene encoding EKC/KEOPS complex subunit LAGE3 has product MGRPAARRRSRRRSAAAMQAAEADAGAGRMAGGAEGLGSQGGRGGRGGPRSAGAAAAANDGALCVAPAQHSPGPGGHPASTARRPGSRPHVFALSVPFPSTLEAEIARGSLAPDAELHHGAVGKELTVSGSVLAVHWRAEDSHLLQISIVNFLDQLSLVIRTMQRFGPPVAR; this is encoded by the exons ATGGGGAGACCGGCGGCCCGAAGACGGAGTCGGAGGCGGAGCGCTGCGGCCATGCAGGCGGCAGAGGCGGACGCAGGCGCAGGCAGGATGGCGGGCGGCGCTGAAGGCCTGGGCAGccaggggggcagggggggtcGGGGCGGCCCTCGCAGCGCGGGTGCTGCCGCCGCTGCGAACGACGGAGCTCTGTGTGTCGCGCCGGCACAGCACTCTCCGGGGCCGGGCGGACACCCCGCGTCCACGGCCAGGAGGCCGGGAAGCCGGCCGCACGTATT CGCCCTAAGTGTGCCTTTCCCGTCCACCTTGGAGGCGGAGATCGCCCGTGGGTCCCTGGCCCCAGATGCCGAACTGCACCATGGGGCTGTTGGGAAGGAGCTCACAGTAAGCGGCAGCGTCCTGGCGGT CCACTGGAGAGCTGAAGATTCCCACCTCCTCCAAATTTCCATCGTCAACTTTCTTGACCAGCTTTCTCTGGTGATACGGACCATGCAGCGCTTTGGGCCCCCTGTTGCACGCTAA
- the UBL4A gene encoding ubiquitin-like protein 4A isoform X1, translating to MQLTVKALQGRECDLQVSEDELVSTLKHLVSEKLNIPVRQQRLLFKGKALADGKRLSDYSIGPNSKLNLVVKPLEKVLLEESSERTVAEAPPPPPAAWPLISKVLARHFSAADASRVLDQLQRDYERSLSRLTLDDIERLAGRFLHPEVTEAMEKGFSNVCFIPGLCLRIRRWLPAASTKSLDHSQQGAPSRPVA from the exons ATGCAGCTAACAGTGAAGGCGCTCCAGGGCCGCGAGTGCGATCTGCAG GTGTCGGAGGACGAGCTGGTGTCCACGCTGAAACATCTGGTCTCCGAGAAGCTGAACATCCCTGTCCGCCAGCAGCGGCTGCTGTTCAAGGGCAAGGCCCTAGCAG ATGGGAAAAGACTCTCCGATTACAGCATTGGGCCCAATTCCAAGCTCAACCTAGTGGTCAAACCTCTGGAGAAGGTGTTACTGGAAGAAAGCAGCGAGCGGACAGTGGccgaggccccgcccccacccccagccgccTGGCCTCTAATCTCCAAAGTCCTGGCCCGTCACTTCAGCGCCGCAGATGCCAGCAGAGTCCTGGACCAACTCCAGAGG GATTATGAGAGGTCCCTGAGCCGCCTGACGCTGGATGACATCGAACGCTTGGCTGGCCGTTTCTTGCACCCTGAAGTGACTGAAGCTATGGAGAAGGGGTTCTCCAA CGTCTGCTTCATCCCAGGCCTCTGCCTCAGGATCAGAAGATGGTTGCCTGCAGCTTCCACCAAATCCCTCGATCACAGCCAGCAAGGAGCACCTTCCCGACCTGTAGCATAG
- the UBL4A gene encoding ubiquitin-like protein 4A isoform X2, whose protein sequence is MQLTVKALQGRECDLQVSEDELVSTLKHLVSEKLNIPVRQQRLLFKGKALADGKRLSDYSIGPNSKLNLVVKPLEKVLLEESSERTVAEAPPPPPAAWPLISKVLARHFSAADASRVLDQLQRDYERSLSRLTLDDIERLAGRFLHPEVTEAMEKGFSK, encoded by the exons ATGCAGCTAACAGTGAAGGCGCTCCAGGGCCGCGAGTGCGATCTGCAG GTGTCGGAGGACGAGCTGGTGTCCACGCTGAAACATCTGGTCTCCGAGAAGCTGAACATCCCTGTCCGCCAGCAGCGGCTGCTGTTCAAGGGCAAGGCCCTAGCAG ATGGGAAAAGACTCTCCGATTACAGCATTGGGCCCAATTCCAAGCTCAACCTAGTGGTCAAACCTCTGGAGAAGGTGTTACTGGAAGAAAGCAGCGAGCGGACAGTGGccgaggccccgcccccacccccagccgccTGGCCTCTAATCTCCAAAGTCCTGGCCCGTCACTTCAGCGCCGCAGATGCCAGCAGAGTCCTGGACCAACTCCAGAGG GATTATGAGAGGTCCCTGAGCCGCCTGACGCTGGATGACATCGAACGCTTGGCTGGCCGTTTCTTGCACCCTGAAGTGACTGAAGCTATGGAGAAGGGGTTCTCCAAGTAG
- the SLC10A3 gene encoding P3 protein — translation MVFRRGRCSSLRWPGPGGGSVCTGPLGMLRASLLLVSLLWGARGTASASLSTAVGRTVPLTGRRYLSIGDGSVTEFEFPEESEGIIVVSSQYPGQGNGTGPSPVLRVTSLDTEVLTIKNVSAVAWAGGGGFVVSIHSGLPGLAPLHLQLLDPREAPPALVEERRDFCIKVSPAEDTPATLGTDLVHFSENPVLYLLLPLIFVNKCSFGCQVELEVLKGLLQSPQPMLLGLLGQFLVMPFYAFLMAKVFMLPKALALGLIITCSSPGGGGSYLFSLLLGGDVTLAISMTFISTVAATGFLPLSSAIYSRLLSTHETLHVPISKILGTLLFIAIPIAAGVVIKSKLPKFSQLLLQVIKPFSFVLLLGGLFLAYHMGVFILAGVRLPIVLVGLTVPPVGLLVGYCLATCLKLPVAQRRTVSIEVGVQNSLLALAMLQLSLRRLQADYASQAPFLVALSGTSEMLALVTGHFIYSSVCAVP, via the coding sequence ATGGTGTTTAGGAGGGGCAGGTGCAGCTCCCTGAGGTGGCCGGGCCCGGGAGGGGGCAGTGTTTGCACAGGCCCCCTAGGCATGCTCAGGGCCAGCCTGCTGCTTGTCAGCCTGCTCTGGGGGGCGCGGGGCACAGCCAGCGCCAGTCTTAGCACGGCTGTGGGCCGTACCGTGCCCCTGACAGGGCGCCGCTACTTGAGCATTGGGGATGGCTCCGTGACGGAGTTTGAGTTCCCAGAGGAGAGCGAGGGCATCATCGTGGTCTCAAGCCAGTACCCGGGCCAGGGCAACGGGACGGGGCCCAGCCCCGTGCTGAGGGTCACCTCCCTGGACACAGAGGTGCTGACCATCAAGAACGTGAGTGCCGTAGCCTGGGCTGGTGGGGGTGGCTTCGTGGTGAGCATCCACTCGGGCCTGCCTGGGCTAGCGCCACTCCACCTCCAGCTCCTGGACCCCCGTGAGGCCCCGCCCGCGCTGGTTGAGGAGCGGAGGGATTTCTGCATCAAGGTCTCACCTGCTGAAGACACCCCTGCCACCCTTGGCACTGACTTGGTCCACTTCTCAGAGAACCCAGTACTCTACTTGCTCCTGCCTCTTATCTTTGTCAACAAGTGTTCATTTGGGTGCCAAGTAGAGCTCGAGGTTCTGAAGGGGCTCCTGCAGAGCCCCCAGCCCATGCTGCTGGGCCTCCTGGGCCAGTTTCTGGTTATGCCCTTCTACGCTTTTCTGATGGCTAAGGTCTTCATGCTGCCCAAGGCCCTGGCTCTGGGCCTCATCATCACCTGCTCGTCGCCCGGCGGCGGGGGGAGCTACCTCTTCAGCCTCCTCCTCGGGGGGGATGTCACCCTGGCCATCTCCATGACTTTCATCTCAACAGTGGCTGCCACCGGTTTCCTGCCGCTGTCCTCGGCCATCTACAGCCGCCTGCTCAGCACCCACGAGACACTCCACGTGCCCATTTCCAAGATCCTGGGGACCCTGCTGTTCATCGCCATCCCCATAGCAGCGGGCGTGGTGATCAAGTCCAAGCTCCCCAAGTTCTCGCAGCTGCTGCTGCAGGTCATCAAGCCCTTCAGCTTCGTGCTGCTCCTGGGCGGCCTCTTCCTGGCCTACCACATGGGGGTCTTCATCCTGGCGGGCGTCAGGCTGCCCATCGTGCTGGTGGGCCTCACAGTGCCCCCGGTTGGCCTCCTGGTGGGTTACTGCCTGGCCACGTGCCTGAAGCTGCCAGTGGCCCAGCGTCGGACCGTCAGCATCGAGGTCGGGGTGCAGAACAGCCTGCTGGCCTTGGCCATGCTGCAGCTGTCCCTCCGCCGCCTGCAGGCTGACTATGCCTCCCAGGCCCCCTTCCTTGTGGCACTGAGTGGCACCTCAGAGATGCTGGCCTTAGTTACTGGCCACTTCATCTATAGCAGTGTGTGTGCAGTTCCCTGA